The genomic segment caacaacacatgacaacacagcatggtagcaacacaacacggtgGCAGCACAAAACatagtacaaacattattggccacagacaacagcacaaaaggaaagaaggtagagacaacaatacatcacacaaagcagccacaactatcagtaagagtgtccatgattgagtctttgaatgaagagattgagataaacctgtccagtttgagtatttgttgcagctcgttccagtcgctagctgcagcaaactgaaaagaggagcgaccaagggatgtgtgtgctaaaatatctgacccagatgttttttgggggtaaaGTTTAAGGAGCTAATTTAGCAACTCGGACTCAGtaactgcctgcagggagaaactttgtagctgggcaggggaaaaagagggagacgcatcggggatagtcgcattagaaggggtgcgagatgaggaaatgttggacaggccgagtcaaataggaatcctgaattaatgaagtggtgattaaagagctcagccatgtgcttcttgtcagtaacaaccacatcatcaacattaagctgtctctctctctctctgaggagggcGTGTTAATAGGCACTCTATAGTCTTTTTTGCATGTATTTACATTGTGTGCGCATGGTTCAGGTAATCGAAATCTGAACACTCTTCCAGCATTTTGAAGTCTGTTTAAAAAGGATTTCCTTTGGATATTTTGTAAAAAATTTCCAGCTGCATAAGGACCAACCACTGACAACCATTAGAGTAAATTCGAATGTCATTTTATTCAGTATCTTGGCAGGCACATAACTGTTTAAAACAATTGTATTGCTATATTTCAGATGGTAGTGTTAGCCCAAGTTATCACCGGATGATGGATCAGGCTACCTGGATGCCTGCTTCTCTACAGCTTATGATGTGATGAAATGGTCCCCAAcatacacggagtgtacaaaacattacgaacaccttcctattattgagttttacccccttttgccctcagaacagcctcaattcgtcagagcatggactccacaaggtgtcaaaagcatcccacaggaatgctggcccatgttgactccaatgcttcccacagttctgtcaagttggccggatgtcctttgggtgatgaaccattcttaatacacactgttgagcatgaaaaacccagcagcattgcagttcttgatacactcAAACCAAgggacttaaatattttgtcttgccctttCACCCTACGAATGGCACACACAAAATCCacatctcaaggcttaaaaatccttatttagcttgtctcctccccttcatctacactaattgaagtggatttaacaggtgacatcaataagggatcatagcagcaggtagcctagtggttagagcgttggactagtaaccgaaaggttgcaagatcaaatccccgagttgacaaggtaaaagaaaaatctgtcgttctgcccctgaacaaggcaattaacccaatattcctaggctgtcattgaaaataagaatttgtttctaactgacttgcctaggtaaataggCAGTGATTGTGACTATCTGGATGGGTCCCTGCTCTATAAAACAATAGGCCCATTGTTTGAATGTCTGCCACTGACAAACACTCCAACAGTCTGACCTTTTCCATTACCTGATGTACTTACTTGCACTGCTGCGTCTCATCATCATGGTCTGATTTTCTCAGGTAATTTTACTTCCACATGTGCAGGTTTTTCAGAGGTCAGGAGAAAAGGCCAAGAGGCCATTGATTTTAGGCAGTTAACTTGAGATGCATCCCCAGTCAAACTCAAACACAATGTATCATGTCCCTAAAAGGTAGTGGGCATTCAGTAAAGCTCTTGACAGAATCATTCTCTTCATTGGCAGGTACAGTAGTAGGCCTATCCTACAAACAAAGAGATACTGCAATGGCCTTAACCATTTTCTGGGATACACCCAATGATTTATATAAACACTAGATTGACAGGGGGCTGTTTTTGAAGCCACCacgcctccatcttggcactcccccaccatcataaaaaataatattttggaagGTATAGAaaagcatttattaatgtctacatttgttttttccACGTTTATTTTATTACAGataccttaatgcatacttttaaattatattatgtgagctcaAGATAAACATTTAAAATTAAACCGGTAGCTTCAAAGACTCTCACttgccaatacatagcatcagcaatcctgAGGTGCGTTCAGGTCACTTGAATGTTTGCTACGTTGCGGAACAGTTTACACTAAATGACACGTTTCCCCTAAACACTCTTGTACATTCTTGAACAGACTTTCAGGTATGTTGCCCCTGTTTGGTgggtgtggcttgaagcaatgagTTAAGTATTTAAAGGGCTGTAATGCTGACGGCATTACCCAACCTCCCTGTTTTTACTGGTCTTTCAGTACAGCACGTCTTCTGTTCAATTTAACGtaacataacatactgtacacatccCAGGGTTTACAGCTCGATCACAGACAGCAAATGTGCGCAAAATGgtatgcagcatcatctggatatttGTGCAGCAAAAGTTAAACCTTCACCTTCTATggccatttctgtcaagccgtcaaCACATACAATTTGTTGCATATGTTCTATAAATCCAAACTATGTACCACAGAACGTGCTGCAACTGCATTTGCAATGCTGCAAGGAAAACACAgagttccattggaaatgaatgtacttctgtaCCAGAAGTGCAAAAGCACTGTCGGTGTGATGAATGCATTATACATCATTGATACGCCACAACTGAGGTGCGTTCAGTTTGCTTGAACATTTGCTACATTGTGGAACGATTTGTACTGAACAGCATGTTTCTCAAAACGTTCTTGAACAAACTTTGTGGTATGTTTGGTGGGTGTGGCTAGGTGTTGCTTGAATCAATGAGTGACTTATTTAAAGGGCaattggtgctttcaagacaactggtgctgcgttcaaaacaactgggaactttgAAAAAAACAAGAttccgactgggaaaaatcgaTTTTAACTCCAGCCTCTTTCTAGAGTAATGATCTCAGAGTCATGTCAGAAAGTCGGAGGTCAGACAGGTCAGAAAGTCGGAGCTAGAAAGATGGcagagtttccgacttggaattccgagttggatgaccgttcaaaaaaaaaatcccagtcGTAGCTTGTTTTTTGCCACTTGTTTTGAACGCACTGAATTCGGAACTCAGAGATTTCTCGAGGTTGAGTTCCCACTTGTTTTGAACGCAGCAAGTGGCCAATCCATGCTGATGGCGTTTCCCAACCCACAAACATTTTACAATTTATTCCACAACCCAACCTCGAATTTCAACTGGTCGTTCAGTACAGCACCATTTCAGTTAAATTGAACGATCCAGAACGTAAAAACGCACTGAACGCAGCCCTATATACTAGAGGGGTGTATTCACTATGAACCAAACTGAACAAAACGGGGAGGGACGTACCTGCATTTGGCCAACAGAAACTATTGTAAACTTGCAAAACGCAACTGTTTGGACTTTGGACGAATGATTACACACCCCAGGGATGTATTCATTAGTCGGATCCagttgttgcaaaacattttgcaactgaaacCGTTTACTCCAAACGGAAACATTTTGAAAcgaaaacgagagtttctattggacaaatgcatGTAGCCTACGCAAGTCCTTCTCTGTTTCGCTTGCTTCCGTTTGGTTCCTAGAGTAAACGGTTTCGGTTACGAAACGTTTTACAACGGAATCCGATTAATAAATACACCACAGAATCCATGACGATGACTAACCACGGAAAGGCAGTATGACATCACCAACCCTGCCTTTACTTGCCAGGAATAATTTGCTAGTTGTTGTTACTCACACAAAGGGAAGCTGCTTCGAGTACTGTATAATTTCATCAAAGGAACAAAAACTACTATAGATCGCTCAGTTATTTGCAATCGCGGAGAAACACAAAACAATTGTGTCCGAGTTTCAGTCTGAAACGATGTCTTTCATCCCAGGACAACCAGTTACTGCTGTTGTGGTAAGTTTTGGAACAGGCTACTCTTCATTCAATAGGTACGGCATCCATTGTCCAGGTCTAAAATCAGTGCCTAGATGCGAACTATAAATAGGTAAAGTATTTATTCCAAAAATGTAGACTAACATTACTGGTTACAAAAGTGAATTTAGCATTGTGGTCATGCGTGCTTGCTTACTCTTGGCTATGTAACTGTTCGAACTTACCCTCGTCAAAATGGTTACATTGTAGCAGCAAAGTTCCTATGAAACATTGCTGTTCGATAGGTTCTAATCAAACCTACAGTATCTACGGTTTACTCCTTTCTGTTGTAACGTTAGCTTCTGTTTCCAGCTGGATAAAAGTATAGGAGCACTTCATTTAATGGGTTATGAAGTTAGTTGTTTTTCATTTTCACATGATGAGAAATCTTTTCCCCTAAAATACATGTATCTAGTTAGCTAATATTACACTGTGCGGCCttgccaatgtaacagtataactttagaccgtcccctcgcccatacccgggcgcgaaccagggaccctctacaTTAAGCCTAGCAGCAAGCAAAATTATCAAACTTGTTTGCTATGCTGCATGCATGAAAGTGAAGTGTTTCAGAGAAGGGTGTCACCCACCTACCTGAGACTGCTTGCATAACGTTAGCTTACTCTATTGACACAGCCATTGAAGTGACATGGTCAATACTCTGTCATTCATGAAGGCCAATCCTCTCAACACACTGTTCATTCCTCCAAACATCCAGCTAGAAATATGAGTAATTAAGTAATTGCCTAGTGACAATGGGTTGATATTTCCATTAATACGGAGATCCTGGTGGTCAGCCGGCATTATACATTTCCATGAGTGTTTCAATATTCTCATCACCAAGAACTTCAGATCCACTGAATGATGGTTAACCATATTGACCACTGAGTGCAGGGGTTTTAAGAACTTCTGACCACTGACACTGGGGCTCCTCTTATTCACCATCGCACAGACTTGCTTTGTGCTGTAAAGAGCAGTGAGCTGGGATGTGCCAGAATCCTCCATCTGTTTTATTGAGAGGGCAGCTGTCTGAGGACCATGAGGACAGCTAGACTGAGAAAAGATCTGTCTCCAGTCAGTTGGTGGCAGAGAGTTTCTCTTTTAAGTCAGtcactcaacatgacacacgacATGGAGATGATCTTTGTCCCTTCAGGGAACTAGTCTATTCATAATCCTAGTGTTCTGAACAATTCCACAGTAACATAATGATGCTGAGACTtggatttttcactttaaaatgattggcaaacaaaaaaacattctcaatgactacttttaacaatttccacaaaCATGTAGAAAAACACATtcacttgaagaacagtgcagatgcaacaTGGTTTGTGCTGTCATTCTGTTACTGAACTTTGGTTACCAAACCATGGAGATGCCCTTCTGCATTCTGAAAGGAAGCTCAGTGCATGATGTGGGGGACTCGGCACTAAATTTTACATTCTATGTAAGTCATCACCTCATTCTAAATATTGTGGCTAGTTATGCTACTGGAACTATTGGTAGTAATTTACCACATTTTTTTATAACCTGTTGCAATGGTGGAATGAGAATGCGAACAGAGACTTGGTGGTTGTTGAAGTTATGAGTTCTTTCCTCTCCCAGCTCCACTTTCAACTTTCATGTGCTTTACAGCAACGAATTGAAATCTGCAAACTTCGCCAGGGTGAACATTTGATCCTGGGTTTCAGCATTGGAGGGGGAATAGACCAAGACCCTGGTCAGAACCCCTTCTCTGAAGACAAGTCCGACAAGGTACGAGTAAAACACATGGAAATACTCTCCCTATCAGTTCTTAGTGAGCTCTGCTCTGGCAAAACTCTAACATCAACAGTAAACTAAGGTATTAGAGAGGCAGGCCTGAACACATCAACTCTAGCCTCAGGTAGCTACTGGAGTACACTGCAGACCCAGATAGCTGATCGCATACAAGGCATGGATTACTTAAACAGTGACATTTTATAGTTTGGATTTATCATCAAACCAGTCTATAATGAATTGACATTAGGTAATACATTTTATATGTAGATGCACAGATGTTGGACTTTCATCTGTATTTCTCTTTTGCTGTATTGATGTTTTTCTGCATGATCACAGGGCATCTATGTGACACGGGTGACACCAGGGGGACCAGCAGAAGTTGCGGGCTTGATGATGGGAGACAAAGTAATGCAGGTATGCTATTTTTACATGAATTGCTTCAGAAATGCATGTTTCAAACTTTTGACCCGATAAACATTTAATTTGACCTTATTGATGCATTTCCACAAGGTGGCACCATTTACTCAATATCACTAGGGATGATATACACTACAAAGTTATGTGGACACTTGctagttgaacatctcattccaaaatcatgggcattaatatggagttggtcctccctttgctgctataacagcctcccctcttctgggaaggctttccactagatgttggaacattgctgcggggacttacttctattcagccacgagcattagttaAGTCAGGCATTGATGTTTGGTGATTATGCCTGGcttgcagtctgcgttccaattcataccaatgagttcagggctctgtgcaggccagtcaagttcttccacactgatctcgacaaatcaTTTATGTATGGGCCTCGCTTTGTTCACGGGACCATTGTcacgctgaaacaggaaagggccttccccaaactgttgccacaaagttggaagcacagaatagtctagaatgtagctgtagcattaagatttcccttcttcaaaccatgaaaaacaaccacaGACCCTTATTCCtcgtccaccaaactttacagttggcactatgcattggggcaggtagcgttcttctggcatccgaCAAATTCAGATTAGTCCGTTGGCctgccagatgttgaagcgtgattatcactccagagaacgagcttccactgctccagagtccaatggcagcgagctttacaccactccagccgacgcttagcTTTGCACAtggtcttaggcttgtgtgcggctgcttggccacggaaacccatttcatgaagctcctaaACAGAAAGCTTAAAGATCATGTAGGTTTTCTGAGTgtgagatgttattggtcccagaTTTCAGTCTGTTTCAAGAGGAGATTCAGTTTGatactctgtagtgagtgttgcaaccgaggaccgTCTATTTTAATGGGCTACAGCACTAgggggtcccgttctgtgagtttgtgtggcctaccactttgcggctgagccattgttactcctagacgttttcacttcacaataagagTACGtgcagttgactggggcagctttagcagggcagaaatttgacaagctgatttattggaaaggtggcatcctatgacggtgccacgttgaaagttactgagctctccagtaaggccattctactgccaatgtttgtcaatggagatgtgctagattttatacacttgtcagcaatgggtatggctgaaattgcagaatccactaatttgaaggggtgtccatgtacttttctatatatagtgtatatgccAATTAGCAGACGcacttatccaaagcaactttagtcatgcgtgcatacatttcaTGTATGGATTCGAACCCACAATcatggcgttgcaagcgccatgttcTACCAAAGCGAGTCTGCATGATGGTGAATAAGAGGAGTGTCAGTGGTCAGAAGTTCTTAAAAACACTGCACTCAGTGGTCAGTATTGGTAACCATAATTCAGTGGATCAGAAGTTCTTGGTGATGAGAACATTGAAACACTCATGAAACTATTCACTGTATACCAATATTCCACTTACATCGCAACaataatatataatactgtaaTGACAAACTATTGTAGGAAGACTTAACATTGTTGATATGTCTCCACCAGGTAAATGGATGGGATATGACCATGGTGACACACGACCAGGCACGCAAACGGCTGACGAAGAAGAATGAAGACATTGTGCGGCTACTGGTGACCAGGAAATCGCTGGAGCAGGCTGTCAGACATTCTATGATGTAATGACTCCAACGCTAGTCCTTTAGTGCAGACAGAGTTTGCTATCAGACGTGAGACAATGCCAGTGACCGAGAGCATAGTATTTCAAATCTTTTATCACATATTGTAAGTTTGGGGTGAATTCCACATCAATTCTGTCAATTTCGGAGATGTAATGAAATTGAAAAGTGCAATTTATTTCATGAAGGATTCCTGAGTTGAATTGAAAAGGAATTGATTATGGCTGTACTCACATATTCCCAAACAGGGTACACTCCATTTATACCATGTCTCTACAATTCATCAGTATGATTCTAGTTATTGGGATCATTAACGCCTTTAACTAGCTGACTTGTGTATTACTTTTTCGGTTATTAGTACATTTCATGATCTCAGTCATGATTTGATTTACTCTACATTTTATATCTATGTTTTCGAGTCCATGTCTGTACAAGCCAAaagaaaacatttcaaaaaaactaTAGACTAATAAATGTAACTATCATGTGGTGTAACTTCCACATATTTTGCATGAACAGTTTTGTAGTGGGGATAGAGGTTGTTATGCAAACATATGTGTACAAAGCACATATGGTAATTTCCAGCATTGATCTGCAACACTAATTTGTATGTCTTCCATAGAGGTGTCCTCTTTatatgacttgtgtttttgagTTTAATATATGGCTTTAATAACAATTTAACACTTAAGTGCTTAACAACGCCATGTCATCTGGAAATGTATGAATATTCATCAGGCTTGGATGATATATTTTGGAATCTTTATTTTGGTATCATCCATATTGTGCATCTACCAAAGTAACAAGCACAGCTGAACTGCATACTTTATATTTCATTTTACAATATTGTACTTCATGTCTACCAAATACTGTAATATTCATTTGAGGATTTTATTTTTGTATGTCGTGCAGGAAAACAGTTACTTCTCAACCATCTCGATATAGTTAATCTGGTGTTGCATCCTTGACTTGAAATCAAGATTAGGGTATAGTCAACCTTTTTATAAGTGCCTTCTTTCTCACGTTCATATAGAGAAAGTGGCATGTTGGATTGTTCATTAGGTCACTTGCTGGTTGATCTTAGACAGCTAGTTGCACACTGGAATAGTTTGGACCAAGGTTGATGGATCTAATGAATTGAGAGAGATGTTTGATACACAACAGACTTAAATGAAACTCTAGTGATTGTACCACTAAATCGTGATGGTGCGAAATAGTGTTTTTGTATTCAAGCCCTTTTCCATTCCTATTGTTCATTGATATGTACGCTTTATCACTACCTCAGCCGTACAATAAACAGCAAGGCCTCACTGATTTAATCCAATCTTCTCAGTTCCTATTCAAATGGATCAAAGATAAAGTAATGTTGTAATGCATATTCCAATGGTaccttatatactgtacatacatccCAGTATGTTCTACTAATTTAGTATTTGATATGGCTTTGTTTTTGTtagaattttatttatttatttggagattataattatatataaactaggtggtttgagccctgaatgctgattggctgactgctgtggtatatcagaccatattccacaggtatgacaaaacatgtatttttatactctaattacgttggtagccagtttataatagcaataaggcaccttgggagttTGGGGTATATcggcaatataccacggctaagggctgtgtccagacaCTCCGCGTtgcgcataagaacagcccttagccgtggtttattggccatataccacacccccccgggccttattgcttaaatatcaaTGGCAGAGTGACACATCTGACTTTTAAAAGAATAAACACTTCAAAAGACTGACCAACCTTTTGGTAAATGTAGCCTTATATGAACATTTTCTATGAGGTCGATTCCTATCTACATGTCAACTGTTAAACTATCTAATTTGTTCTCCATAAGTACTGAGGGTATATGAGGAAAATCTTTGAATTTACCATTTTGGCATATGATTGTATACTTTATACTTCAAATGTTCTTTAACATAAATCAAAATCAACTGAAAGAATGCATCCTTTTTTGGTATTATGTGTTTGTCAGGCACTTTGCAAAATTGACTTGTCACCGAGCGGTGACATTCTCTGACAAAACAGGGAATATGTGGTTCTGTGAGCAGGGATAATATTTTCTCTGTGTGCAGTGTATGTTGGAAGAAGTAGCCTATGCCAAGACAAGCTAATTTTATGAAAAAATTAATGATGAAAAGCAGCTGTTCTTCACAGATCCACAGCTGCTAATTAAATGGTGTTTGTTAGCATTAGAAAGATGGAAGGTGTGGATTTTAGATTTGAGAAGCTGTTGGAGCATCCTGGTGTGTGCATAGATTCATGGTGCGTGTGGGCAGTTGCACAGCTTACCATCACCCTGTCATGAACCATTGTATGAAGCATATTAAACAATAGAAATACAGATGTGGGTATATATGCGATACAGTATTTCCATAGGTTGACTTTTATTATTGACATATTGATAGATTAGAAATTGCATCATACTGTATTTGGTCCAATTGTCTTGTTCTTTGGCCTTTATCACCACCATTGGCTTTAGATATCTTCATGTTACCAACTTGAAAGTAATCAGATGACATTTCAAAGCAGTGAATCTATTACCTGACCTTTCCCTGTGTACTCAGGCATTTTATATGAGCAGTTTCTCCACTTTCATCTCTTAATATTGCCACTCGTCTAAAAACAAACACTCCTCTTTTAACTGCAGGTGTGGAGACAACACCCGATGCACCACCCAGTTAGCAACCAGGCCCATCCTCTCCCCAATCTCTTCCCTTTAAGAATAGCAGCACATTCCTGAATCAATTTATCACATCAGCTTTTATCCAATTCAGCATATTTTTATTCATGGCTGTCATTATCAAAGAAATACATGGCACAGTTTTTAACTTACTAATAACATTGCTAATGTCATACCCACATGGGTTATGCTGTTCCCAGAATCAGGGGAAGGGGGGCTGATCGATTCAGTGTGAGGCTTAGCTAAAATCCCCTTTGAGAAATAATTGatgaagtgtgtatgtgtatctgtgtgtgcttTCTCAGTATGAGAGTGTGAGTCTGTTGACATGAAGACATCAGTAAGAGTATTGTTTGTCTCATAGAGACTTAGCTACATACATTATTTTGGTTCCATTCCACTTGCCTAAACACTACCCAGGGAGATATTACATGGGGCTACAGTGAATGTGGTTGAGGACACATTTTCCACAAAGAAATCACACCAGTAATCCATAAAAACGGTCTGTGTTCTCACTAATACGATCCAATCGTACCATATTGTCCACAATATTATCACATTGCTTGTTGCTAGGTAACTGAATTTATAATGAGAGAACCACCTCCATCTCAATAAATAacaatactacagtactgtatacagTACTACCCATCCTAATAATATGCAGAGTAGTTGTTGTTCATGTTGAGGTAATCAGTTCATTGAATTAGAAACTCAAACCAAAACGATGCCAAAACAATAACCTCCcaatattactattactatacaTTTCAGTGTTGTGATCCCCAAATCCTAGCAAAATGCATAGTGCATAATATTGAAAAGGTATTGTTGGATATTATTAATCCAAATCAGACAGGTTTTGAACATGGacaatacattggagataatataagacaagtactgtaaacaatagaacactatgaaaatatggtattcatagctgacttttgataaagtacaactGGAATTTATATATGCATGTCTGGATTATtacaattttggagaatctcttatacaatgggaTAAAGTTATGCATAttaaccccaggtgtaaaataataaataatggctACTCCTCAGAAAGTATTAAATTGTCAAGAGTTGTttgatagggttcaagtccggtctctggctgggccactcaaggacattgagacttgtcctgaagccactcctgtgttgtattggctgcatgcttagggtcattgtccttttgaatggtgaaccttcaccccagtctgaggtcctgggctctttggagcaagttttcattaaggatctctctgtactttgctccgttcatctttcccttgatcctgactagtatcccagttcctgccgctgaaaaacaccccaacatccaactttgatgtaatgtccttaaaacaagtcaaaatgaggctcagtagtgtgtgtggcctccacgtgcctgtatgacctccctacaatgcctgggcatgctcctgatgaggtggcggatggtctcctgagggatctcctcccagacctggactaaagcatccgccaactcctggacagtctgtggtgcaacatggcgttggtggatggagcgagacatgatgtcccagatgtgctcaattagattcaggtctggggaacgggtgggccagtccatagcatcaatgccttcctcttgcaggaactgctgacacactccagccacatgaggtctagcattgtcttgcattaggaggaacccagggccaacggcaccagcatatggtctcacaaggggtctgaggatctcatcttggtacctaatggcagtcaggcgacctctggtgagcacatggagggctgtgcggcccccaaaaGAAATGccgccccacaccatgactgacccaccaccaaactggtcatgctgtaggatgttgcaggcagcagaacgtt from the Oncorhynchus kisutch isolate 150728-3 linkage group LG4, Okis_V2, whole genome shotgun sequence genome contains:
- the LOC109889194 gene encoding tax1-binding protein 3; the encoded protein is MSFIPGQPVTAVVQRIEICKLRQGEHLILGFSIGGGIDQDPGQNPFSEDKSDKGIYVTRVTPGGPAEVAGLMMGDKVMQVNGWDMTMVTHDQARKRLTKKNEDIVRLLVTRKSLEQAVRHSMM